One region of Glycine max cultivar Williams 82 chromosome 9, Glycine_max_v4.0, whole genome shotgun sequence genomic DNA includes:
- the LOC102663290 gene encoding kinesin-like protein KIN-12A, producing the protein MRPLSSDKDEGDPTVQKVFNDSLSINGYNFTFDSVADMAATQLDIFEHVRVPLVEHCLVGFNNCGKTYTMWGPANCLSHENDQQGLAPRVFQQLFARISEEQTKHSENQLSYQCHCSFLEVDCLLIVSFCVPDLLNNFSLVLLAQSLFLQIYNEPIMDLLDPNQKNLQEWSKELILLGHMVPVMWSQLISRGRCPRNSDITI; encoded by the exons ATGAGGCCATTGTCTTCGGACAAGGACGAAGGAGATCCCACAGTTCAGAAGGTTTTCAATGATTCCTTGTCCATTAATGGATACAATTTCACCTTCGACTCCGTTGCTGACATGGCGGCTACTCAG CTGGATATTTTCGAACACGTTAGGGTGCCTCTAGTGGAGCATTGTTTGGTTGGGTTCAATA ATTGTGGGAAGACTTATACAATGTGGGGTCCTGCCAATTGTTTATCGCATGAAAATGATCAACAAGGACTTGCCCCCCGTGTTTTTCAGCAACTCTTTGCACGCATAAGTGAA GAGCAAACTAAGCATTCTGAAAACCAACTCAGCTATCAGTGCCACTGCTCTTTTCTTGAGGTTGATTGTCTCttaattgtttctttttgtgTTCCTGACCTACTTAACAATTTTAGTTTAGTCCTTTTGGCACAAAGTTTGTTTTTGCAGATATACAATGAGCCAATCATGGATTTGTTGGATCCAAATCAGAAAAACCTACAG GAATGGAGCAAGGAACTTATCCTCCTTGGGCACATGGTCCCGGTTATGTGGTCTCAGTTGATATCACGAGGACGATGTCCAAGAAATTCAGACATAACCATTTGA